A single genomic interval of Rhea pennata isolate bPtePen1 chromosome 5, bPtePen1.pri, whole genome shotgun sequence harbors:
- the SLC10A1 gene encoding hepatic sodium/bile acid cotransporter gives MNKTKGDFESPEPWSPGCNQSTSLTSAAPPFAFGQQASDKALNAILIVVLFIIMVSLGCTMEITKITTHLRKPKGVAIAVMAQYGVMPLTAFLLAKLFQLGTIESLAILICGCCPGGNLSNIFSLALKGDMNLSCYSFTERFFLLLSIVMTTCSTVLAIGLMPLLLYLYSGGLYEGDLEGKVPYKGIITSLVLMLIPCAIGIILNEKKPQYTGFVIKTGIAALLLSSVAIIVLSVNNVGSSITATFSPALLVSSALMPFIGFLLGYILSAVFKLNDRCRRTVCMETGCQNVQLCSTLLKVTFAPEVIGHLYFFPLLYLIFQLGEGLLLILVFRIHDRITKPNDAAKMTCTAITEDTDIAQEIKPVSRSCRNSRKLRKQYRNIVQHLLPQTSQALPSAEGLQVSHSCV, from the exons ATGAATAAGACCAAGGGAGACTTTGAGAGCCCAGAGCCTTGGAGTCCAGGTTGCAATCAGAGCACTTCTTTGACCAGCGCTGCACCACCATTTGCATTTGGCCAGCAGGCCTCAGACAAAGCCCTGAATGCGATCCTTATTGTGGTCCTCTTCATCATCATGGTATCTCTGGGGTGCACGATGGAGATAACCAAGATCACAACTCACCTCAGGAAACCCAAAGGGGTAGCAATTGCTGTAATGGCTCAATATGGTGTAATGCCTTTGACAGCATTTCTTTTGGCCAAGCTCTTCCAGCTAGGTACTATAGAATCCCTGGCCATCCTCATCTGTGGCTGTTGTCCGGGTGGAAACCTCTCAAACATCTTTAGCCTGGCACTGAAAGGAGATATGAACCTCAG TTGTTATTCTTTTACTGAAAGgttctttcttctgctcagcATTGTAATGACCACATGTTCAACAGTCCTGGCAATTGGACTAATGCCTCTGCTTCTGTACCTTTATTCTGGAGGACTATATGAGGGTGATCTGGAGGGCAAGGTGCCATACAAAGGAATAATCACCTCCCTGGTCCTTATGCTAATTCCCTGTGCCATTGGCATCATCTTGAATGAGAAGAAACCACAGTACACTGGCTTTGTCATCAAG ACAGGGATCGCTGCGCTTCTGCTATCATCTGTTGCAATAATCGTTCTGTCTGTCAACAATGTTGGAAGCAGTATCACGGCCACTTTCTCACCAGCGCTCCTGGTATCTTCTGCCTTGATGCCTTTTATTGGATTCCTGCTGGGCTACATTCTCTCTGCAGTCTTCAAGCTTAATGATCG GTGCAGGCGGACAGTGTGCATGGAAACTGGCTGCCAGAACGTACAACTTTGCTCTACTCTACTCAAGGTCACCTTTGCCCCAGAAGTCATTGGTCACCTGTACTTCTTCCCACTTCTCTACTTGATATTCCAGCTTGGAGAGGGCCTTCTGCTCATTCTGGTCTTCAGGATCCATGATAGAATAACAAAACCAAATG atgCAGCAAAAATGACCTGCACAGCTATCACTGAAGACACAGACATCGCCCAGGAAATAAAACCAGTATCAAGATCTTGCAGAAATAGTAGGAAACTAAGAAAACAGTATAGAAATATTGTGCAACATTTGCTACCACAAACCTCTCAAGCTCTACCTTCCGCAGAAGGTTTACAGGTCTCCCACAGTTGCGTGTAA